The DNA sequence TCTGCGTTATTAGGTCGTATGCCATCAGCGGTAGGTTACCAACCAACCCTTGCCACTGAGATGGGTTTGATGCAAGAGCGTATTACTTCTACCAAACGTGGTTCTATTACCTCTGTACAAGCGGTTTATGTGCCTGCGGATGACTTAACTGACCCTGCACCTGCTACTACCTTTGCCCACTTAGATGCTACAACGGTATTAAGTCGTAAAATTGCAGAGTTGGGAATTTATCCTGCTGTGGATCCATTGGATTCTACTTCTAGGATTTTATCTCCTGCGGTACTTGGTGATAAGCACTATAATACTGCTCAAAGGGTGAAACAAATTCTACAACGTTACAAAGAACTTCAAGATATTATTGCCATTCTAGGTATGGATGAGTTGTCTGAAGAAGATAAATTGGTGGTACACAGAGCACGTCGTGTTCAACGTTTCTTGTCACAACCATTCCACGTAGCGGAACAATTTACCGGTCTTAAAGGTGTTTTTGTTGATATTGAAGATACCATTAAAGGTTTCAATATGATTATGGATGGCGAGGTAGATCAATATCCTGAAGCAGCATTTAACTTGGTAGGTTCAATTGAAGATGCCATTGAAAAAGGTAAAAAACTATTGGCTGAAGCTAAATAATTAACTTCATGTACATCGAAATCGTAACTCCGGACTCTGAGCTTTATGCAGGAGAAATTAATGTGGTTCAATTACCGGGTTCAGAAGGTTCTTTTGAATTGATGAACATGCACGCACCTATTGTAGCAACCCTTACTAAAGGTAAAATTAAGGTAGTTGACGGAAGCAATAACACTAAATTCTTCGAAGTAAATGGAGGGGTTGTGGAAATGAATAAAAATAAAGTTATTGTATTAGCAGAATAATTGTATTTTTGCCCTCCTTTTCAAAAAAGGTACAATATAGTTGGTTCCGTAGCTCAATTGGATAGAGCATCTGACTACGGATCAGAAGGTTTGGGGTTCGAATCCCTACGGGACCACTCAGGGAAAGCACGCTACTTTTGGCGTGCTTTTTTTTTGTATCTTTCTCTAAATCCCCTCCAATACAAAGCCAAGCTTGCTAATTTAGACAGTTTGGGTGTTCGATAGTTGTTTTTTGAGAAAATAGATTTTTCGGGTAAAGTCGAAGTTTGCTGGTAAAGATCTTATTAGCATTTTTACAACATAAACCCTTTACTCCCTATATTCACCATTGGTTATATTTTCTAAGGAATTTTCCTTATTAAATAACCCTGAAGTTATTCCAACGCAAACTAACTATATGGTCCGCACAACAGTTTGGTTAGCACCCGGGTTAGGGATTGCAGTGGAAATCCTTTTTGTCGAGGTTACGAGCAAAAAGATTGGAACGTAAAGCCCGACCCGTAGGGGAACCCCCAACTTTTCAAAAATAGACTAGTGCTTATTTTTAATATAAGTTGCCATAAAGAATGAGTTTTATTCTGGTTCTTTCTGTGTATGGGCAAGGTAACGCTTAAGCCAGCGCAACAGAAATACTTTTTGAGGATGAAGTTCTTTAAGCCTTTGACGATTAATTTGACGCTCGAAAAGCTGGGTTTGTCTTTCATCTGACTTTTGGCTGAAGTAGGCTATACTTTCCTTTAATAGTTGCTTTATGGAGGTGTCGTGAAACAGGGCTTCCTGGAGAATGGTATGGCTAATCAATATCTCGGCCCTTTGCCAACTTTGGTGTATTATGCACCATTTTAGTTCCAATA is a window from the Bacteroidia bacterium genome containing:
- a CDS encoding F0F1 ATP synthase subunit epsilon, which encodes MYIEIVTPDSELYAGEINVVQLPGSEGSFELMNMHAPIVATLTKGKIKVVDGSNNTKFFEVNGGVVEMNKNKVIVLAE